In a single window of the Zea mays cultivar B73 chromosome 5, Zm-B73-REFERENCE-NAM-5.0, whole genome shotgun sequence genome:
- the LOC100285323 gene encoding thioredoxin-like 2 — MIVSSFLPLRSSVFVLPSSAASRSRPATATLLPFPRITLSRRRRLAAAATESSSSSSEEGEGEAAGGSTNGSLPGLPPVEEEEELCPVDCVTEFKTDEEFQRHLNRSRATGALVVVDFYRPSCGSCKYIEKAFTRLCKGSGDDGAPVVFLKHNVIDEYDEQSEVADRLRIKIVPLFHFYVDGVLVESFPTRDKERIIAVIRKYTSVEPEPEPEEEQQE, encoded by the exons ATGATCGTCTCCTCCTTcctcccgctccgctcctccgtcTTCGTCCTCCCCTCCAGCGCCGCCTCCCGCTCCCGTCCCGCCACCGCCACCCTCCTTCCCTTTCCAAGGATCACCCTCAGCCGGCGCCGCCGCTTGGCCGCCGCCGCGACtgagagcagcagcagcagcagcgaagaaggagaaggagaagcgGCGGGCGGGAGTACGAACGGGTCCCTCCCGGGCCTGCCCCctgtggaggaggaggaggagctgtgCCCCGTGGACTGCGTGACGGAGTTCAAGACGGACGAGGAGTTCCAGCGCCACCTGAACCGGTCCAGGGCCACGGGCGCTCTGGTGGTGGTGGACTTCTACCGGCCCTCCTGCGGCAGCTGCAAGTACATCGAGAAGGCCTTCACGCGCCTCTGCAAGGGGTCCGGCGACGACGGCGCTCCCGTCGTATTCCTCAAGCACAAC GTGATCGACGAGTACGACGAGCAGTCGGAGGTGGCGGACCGGCTGCGCATCAAGATCGTGCCGCTCTTCCATTTCTACGTGGACGGGGTGCTGGTGGAGTCGTTCCCAACGAGGGACAAGGAgaggatcattgccgtcatccggAAGTACACCTCGGTCGAGCCAGAACCAGAACCTGA GGAAGAGCAGCAGGAGTGA
- the LOC100303836 gene encoding uncharacterized protein isoform X1 yields MSLAGARPSLQTTLVGLYQGSLRPIIGSLIQNAVRPTSLSSRTDDDGKRMMRGVGGPLLTIGDLLSDLAVDDPLVGVGDASVPSSPSAAQQAGKANPSDLSRLFEAMVTAPVLAIPDFSQPFIVETDASDTGIGAVLIQRDQPVAFLSKALGPQHQKLSIYEKEFLALIMAVERWRTYLQRQEFIIRTDHQSLSYLTEQHLHSDMQRKAMTRLMGLQFKVVYRKGKENIVADSLSRVGHLCSTTTVSHVQPVWLQELLNSYNTDLAAQDLLAKLALHSPDEAGFSLSQGIIRYNNKIWVANNSALQTKLINSFHSTAVGGHSGSKGTYHRISQLFYWKGLKSAVEDFVRQCSVCQHAKHSNTHPAGLLQPLPIPVGAWQDITMDFVEGLPSSEGYNCILVVVDRYTKYAHFIPLKHPFTAQLVAQAVLDNVVRLHGFPKTIVSDRDRIFLSAFWKELFALFGTGLLRSTAYHPQTDGQSERVNQCLEMYLRCAVHDNPKRWKHCISLAEIWYNTCLHSSLGCSPFKALYGYEPDIGFSIAPIQDTPTEALTWVTERDAHMQQLKDNLARAQNRMKQLVDRHRVDRQFQVGEQVLLKLQPYAQSSVVNRPYPKLAFKFFGPFAVLQRVGSAAYRLKLPDGCLIHPVFHVSQLKPFTPNYTPVFADPKMLLDFSTTDLQPERVLERRLV; encoded by the exons ATGTCCTTAGCCGGAGCCAGACCTTCTCTTCAGACCACACTTGTTGGGCTCTATCAGGGTTCATTGAGGCCCATAATCGGTTCGCTGATACAGAATGCAGTGAGGCCCACGTCCCTCTCGTCTCGTACAGACGACGACGGAAAGAGGATGATGCGGGGAGTCGGAGGTCCGCTGCTCACCATCGGGGATCTACTCAGCGACCTCGCTGTCGACGACCCACTCGTCGGCGTCGGAGATGCGTCTGTCCCATCATCTCCATCGGCGGCGCAGCAAGCGGGGAAGGCCAATCCGTCCGATCTCAGCCGGCTCTTTGAG GCAATGGTCACTGCCCCAGTGTTGGCTATTCCAGATTTTTCACAACCCTTTATTGTGGAAACTGATGCAAGTGATACCGGCATTGGCGCTGTACTAATTCAGCGAGACCAACCAGTGGCTTTTCTCAGTAAAGCACTTGGGCCCCAACATCAGAAACTTTCAATTTATGAGAAGGAATTCCTAGCGCTTATCATGGCGGTGGAAAGATGGCGCACATATCTCCAACGACAGGAGTTTATCATCCGAACTGACCATCAAAGCCTCTCATACCTCACTGAGCAACATCTTCATTCAGACATGCAGAGAAAGGCCATGACTCGTCTGATGGGTCTGCAATTCAAAGTAGTCTATCGCAAGGGCAAAGAGAACATTGTGGCTGATTCCCTGTCCCGGGTGGGGCACCTTTGCAGCACTACAACAGTGTCTCATGTCCAACCAGTTTGGCTGCAAGAGCTTTTGAACAGCTACAATACGGACCTAGCAGCACAGGACTTACTTGCTAAACTGGCCCTCCATTCTCCGGATGAGGCAGGATTTTCTTTATCCCAGGGTATCATTCGATACAACAACAAGATTTGGGTGGCCAATAATTCAGCGTTGCAAACCAAATTGATCAACAGTTTTCACTCAACTGCGGTTGGGGGTCATTCAGGTTCTAAAGGGACTTATCATCGCATCAGCCAGTTGTTTTACTGGAAAGGTCTCAAAAGTGCTGTGGAGGATTTTGTGCGTCAGTGCTCGGTATGCCAACACGCCAAACACAGTAACACTCATCCAGCTGGTCTTTTGCAGCCATTGCCCATTCCTGTTGGCGCATGGCAAGACATCACTATGGACTTCGTCGAAGGGCTGCCATCATCTGAGGGTTATAATTGCATACTCGTGGTCGTGGACAGGTACACTAAGTACGCACATTTCATTCCATTGAAACATCCATTCACAGCACAGCTAGTGGCGCAGGCTGTTCTAGACAATGTGGTGAGGCTCCATGGTTTTCCCAAGACCATTGTTTCAGATCGCGACCGCATTTTTCTCAGCGCATTTTGGAAAGAACTGTTTGCTTTATTTGGCACTGGTTTACTTCGGAGCACAGCCTATCACCCTCAAACCGACGGCCAATCGGAGCGCGTCAACCAATGTCTTGAAATGTACTTGCGATGTGCAGTTCATGACAATCCCAAGCGTTGGAAGCACTGCATTTCCTTGGCTGAAATATGGTACAATACATGTCTTCATTCTTCCCTGGGTTGTTCTCCcttcaaggcattgtatggctaTGAGCCTGACATCGGTTTTTCCATTGCTCCTATACAAGACACTCCAACCGAAGCTCTCACTTGGGTCACTGAAAGGGATGCTCATATGCAACAACTGAAGGACAATCTTGCTAGAGCTCAAAACAGAATGAAGCAGCTCGTCGATCGCCATCGTGTGGATCGCCAATTCCAAGTTGGAGAACAAGTACTCCTAAAGTTACAACCATATGCCCAGAGTTCAGTGGTGAATCGACCATACCCCAAACTAGCATTCAAATTTTTTGGCCCATTTGCAGTGCTCCAGCGAGTTGGTTCTGCAGCTTATCGCCTTAAATTACCTGATGGCTGCCTCATCCATCCAGTTTTCCATGTCAGTCAACTGAAACCCTTCACACCAAATTACACGCCAGTTTTTGCAGATCCCAAAATGCTGCTGGATTTCAGTACCACTGATCTTCAACCTGAGCGGGTTCTGGAGCGTCGTCTGGTGTAG
- the LOC100303836 gene encoding uncharacterized protein LOC100303836, which produces MMRGVGGPLLTIGDLLSDLAVDDPLVGVGDASVPSSPSAAQQAGKANPSDLSRLFEEHYDDLMKALQEKDPSWPSLMLKLCAALKTADRLMSCADTNAEQLLEKVKALEGVLDRSGHAVAEIVEALQRSGLANDGHGSPSKSASK; this is translated from the exons ATGATGCGGGGAGTCGGAGGTCCGCTGCTCACCATCGGGGATCTACTCAGCGACCTCGCTGTCGACGACCCACTCGTCGGCGTCGGAGATGCGTCTGTCCCATCATCTCCATCGGCGGCGCAGCAAGCGGGGAAGGCCAATCCGTCCGATCTCAGCCGGCTCTTTGAG GAACACTATGACGATTTGATGAAGGCTCTACAAGAGAAGGATCCTTCATGGCCCTCACTGATGCTGAAG CTGTGCGCGGCGCTGAAGACTGCGGATAGGCTGATGAGTTGCGCGGACACGAACGCGGAACAGCTGCTGGAGAAGGTGAAGGCACTGGAGGGCGTCCTCGACAGGAGCGGTCATGCGGTGGCAGAGATTGTAGAAGCTCTCCAGAGGTCAGGCCTAGCCAATGATGGTCACGGTTCCCCGTCAAAATCGGCTAGCAAGTAG
- the LOC100285323 gene encoding thioredoxin-like 2 isoform X1 codes for MIVSSFLPLRSSVFVLPSSAASRSRPATATLLPFPRITLSRRRRLAAAATESSSSSSEEGEGEAAGGSTNGSLPGLPPVEEEEELCPVDCVTEFKTDEEFQRHLNRSRATGALVVVDFYRPSCGSCKYIEKAFTRLCKGSGDDGAPVVFLKHNVIDEYDEQSEVADRLRIKIVPLFHFYVDGVLVESFPTRDKERIIAVIRKYTSVEPEPEPD; via the exons ATGATCGTCTCCTCCTTcctcccgctccgctcctccgtcTTCGTCCTCCCCTCCAGCGCCGCCTCCCGCTCCCGTCCCGCCACCGCCACCCTCCTTCCCTTTCCAAGGATCACCCTCAGCCGGCGCCGCCGCTTGGCCGCCGCCGCGACtgagagcagcagcagcagcagcgaagaaggagaaggagaagcgGCGGGCGGGAGTACGAACGGGTCCCTCCCGGGCCTGCCCCctgtggaggaggaggaggagctgtgCCCCGTGGACTGCGTGACGGAGTTCAAGACGGACGAGGAGTTCCAGCGCCACCTGAACCGGTCCAGGGCCACGGGCGCTCTGGTGGTGGTGGACTTCTACCGGCCCTCCTGCGGCAGCTGCAAGTACATCGAGAAGGCCTTCACGCGCCTCTGCAAGGGGTCCGGCGACGACGGCGCTCCCGTCGTATTCCTCAAGCACAAC GTGATCGACGAGTACGACGAGCAGTCGGAGGTGGCGGACCGGCTGCGCATCAAGATCGTGCCGCTCTTCCATTTCTACGTGGACGGGGTGCTGGTGGAGTCGTTCCCAACGAGGGACAAGGAgaggatcattgccgtcatccggAAGTACACCTCGGTCGAGCCAGAACCAGAACCTGA CTGA
- the LOC100303836 gene encoding uncharacterized protein isoform X2: MLGGGWRCSASKGGFPSWAQFMTDVEDKFGAYDYDHAMQDLFTLKQTGSVDEFYFQFQSLQFRLEMHNSGFDRMFFINQFTRNLKPELAALVQSHIPRTMEQAVHIAKIQEALFDRPQFKYSKPAFPHKAQFGISGRPEVKMSSTFNSPLTKERQKRDYCRANNLCFYCLAPFDPAHLANCPKRPKTQLNAVVVNDLDIPLTEDILHQLDMEDALSSEFGQLSLNALAGTDTGRTLKLRAMVKNKVMLTLVDSGSSHSFVSAAFLKTCGIPSTPRSPLTVKVANGELLVVDQQVHQLEWWIQGYTFYSDMLVLDFGAFDAILGYDWLAPLSPMICHWEDRTLDFQYRHQSVHLQGIIQNQSILPEVSPHELVKWAAGNDIAALAVIEILSQLPDAQVPLELRPVLQEYADVFKDPKKLPTPRLHDHRIPLLPNQPPVNSRSYRYSPLHKDEIEKQVKELLQTGLIVHSTSPFASPVLLVQKKDGTWRFCVDYRKLNAITVKNRFPIPVIDEILDELAGTKFFTKLDMRSGYHQVRMWPEDEPKTAFKTHHGHFQFRVMPFGLTNAPATFQCLMNTILEPFLRKFVLVFLDDILIYSCSMQHHISHLQKVLAQLRLHQLYMKVSKCSFGQTSLHYLGHIISQEGVATDPAKTDAMLQWPIPTTVTELRGFFGTRRLLLQIHQTLWSYSSTPDWFASY; this comes from the coding sequence ATGCTGGGAGGTGGATGGAGGTGCAGCGCCTCAAAGGGGGGTTTTCCTTCCTGGGCCCAATTCATGACCGATGTGGAGGATAAATTTGGTGCTTATGATTATGATCATGCTATGCAGGATTTGTTCACTCTAAAGCAAACTGGTTCAGTTGATGAATTTTATTTCCAGTTTCAGTCTCTGCAATTTCGGCTAGAGATGCATAACAGTGGTTTTGACAGAATGTTCTTCATCAATCAGTTCACTCGCAATCTAAAACCCGAATTGGCTGCGCTGGTCCAATCTCACATACCTCGTACAATGGAACAGGCGGTGCATATTGCCAAGATCCAAGAAGCCTTATTCGATCGTCCACAATTCAAGTACAGTAAACCTGCATTTCCACACAAGGCTCAGTTTGGAATTTCTGGTCGCCCTGAGGTAAAGATGAGTTCTACTTTCAATTCTCCATTGACTAAAGAACGCCAGAAGAGGGACTATTGTCGGGCCAATAATCTATGTTTCTATTGTCTGGCTCCTTTTGACCCTGCTCATTTAGCCAACTGTCCCAAGCGTCCCAAAACACAGTTGAATGCTGTCGTGGTGAATGATTTGGATATTCCTCTCACAGAAGATATTCTTCATCAGTTGGACATGGAAGATGCTCTTTCCTCTGAGTTTGGTCAGTTGTCCCTAAATGCACTTGCAGGAACTGATACAGGCCGTACATTGAAACTCCGAGCTATGGTAAAAAACAAGGTCATGCTGACCCTTGTCGACAGTGGGAGCTCGCACAGCTTCGTCAGTGCCGCTTTCCTTAAGACTTGTGGTATTCCATCTACACCTCGGTCTCCTTTAACAGTGAAAGTAGCCAATGGAGAGCTACTGGTGGTTGACCAGCAAGTTCATCAACTAGAGTGGTGGATTCAGGGATACACCTTCTATTCAGATATGTTGGTACTGGACTTTGGGGCTTTTGATGCCATTCTAGGCTATGATTGGTTAGCTCCGCTTAGTCCCATGATCTGCCATTGGGAAGATAGAACTCTGGATTTTCAGTATCGTCACCAGTCAGTGCATCTACAAGGAATTATCCAAAATCAGTCCATTCTTCCAGAGGTTTCTCCACATGAGCTGGTCAAGTGGGCAGCAGGCAATGATATTGCAGCTTTAGCTGTCATCGAAATTCTTTCACAGTTGCCAGATGCCCAAGTTCCACTGGAACTTCGGCCTGTCCTACAGGAATATGCAGACGTCTTTAAGGATCCGAAGAAACTACCAACCCCTAGGCTCCACGACCATCGCATTCCCTTGCTGCCCAACCAACCTCCAGTAAACTCCAGATCATATCGGTATTCTCCTTTACATAAGGACGAAATCGAAAAACAAGTTAAGGAACTTCTGCAGACTGGTCTGATTGTGCACAGTACTAGTCCCTTTGCTTCTCCAGTGCTTCTCGTTCAAAAGAAAGATGGTACCTGGCGATTCTGTGTTGATTACCGGAAGTTGAATGCCATAACAGTGAAAAACAGGTTTCCTATCCCAGTGATTGATGAAATTCTCGATGAACTGGCGGGCACCAAATTCTTTACTAAGTTGGACATGAGATCTGGGTACCATCAAGTCCGCATGTGGCCTGAGGATGAACCCAAAACAGCTTTTAAGACGCACCATGGTCATTTTCAATTCCGCGTCATGCCATTTGGACTCACCAACGCCCCGGCTACGTTCCAATGTCTTATGAATACCATACTCGAGCCATTCCTTCGGAAGTTCGTGCTGGTTTTCTTGGATGATATCCTCATTTACAGTTGCTCTATGCAGCACCATATTTCTCATTTGCAGAAAGTGTTGGCTCAACTCAGACTGCATCAGCTATATATGAAAGTGAGTAAATGCTCCTTTGGCCAAACTTCTTTGCATTATTTGGGCCACATTATCTCTCAGGAGGGCGTTGCTACTGACCCAGCAAAAACAGATGCGATGTTACAGTGGCCCATTCCCACCACAGTTACTGAACTTCGGGGGTTTTTTGGGACTCGCCGGTTACTATTGCAAATTCATCAAACATTATGGTCTTATAGCTCGACCCCTGACTGGTTTGCTTCGTACTAA
- the LOC100280394 gene encoding putative protein phosphatase 2C family protein yields the protein MSSRSGSTGGGSTGGGSSAGGGGAVPLAVLLRREVASERTASERPELHWGLFSQAKKGEDFTFLKPECERVPDVPSSSFSAFGLFDGHNGNGAAIYTKENLLNNILSAVPADLNREDWLAALPRALVAAFVKTDKDFQTKARSSGTTVTFVIIDGLVITVASVGDSRCVLQAEGSIYHLSSDHRFDASKEEVDRVTECGGDVGRLNVVGGAEIGPLRCWPGGLCLSRSIGDQDVGEFIVPVPLVKQVKLSTAGGRLIIASDGVWDVLSPEVAFNCSRELPPVPAAEQIVKTAVQSKGLRDDTTCIVVDIIVEKNNSSMPLAKRQPGIGVFKNMFGKKKSSDSSSHSHSDREYMDPDNVEEIFEDGCALLSRRLDSEYPVRNMFKLFICAICQVELKPNQGISVHEDSSQPGSLRRWDGPFLCQSCQEKKEAMEGKRRSRDSSRNSG from the exons ATGTCTTCGCGCTCGGGGTCCACGGGCGGAGGGAGcaccggcggcggcagcagcgcggGGGGAGGCGGCGCGGTGCCGCTGGCCGTGCTGCTCAGGCGGGAGGTGGCCAGCGAGCGCACCGCGTCGGAGCGCCCGGAGCTGCACTGGGGCCTCTTCAGCCAGGCCAAGAAGGGCGAGGACTTCACCTTCCTCAAGCCCGAATGCGAGCGCGTCCCTGACGTCCCGTCCTCCTCCTTCTCCGCCTTCGGC CTGTTTGATGGGCATAATGGGAACGGAGCCGCAATTTACACCAAGGAGAATCTCTTGAACAACATCTTGAGTGCGGTCCCAGCCGATCTGAACAGGGAAGACTGGCTTGCTGCACTCCCAAGAGCGCTGGTTGCTGCATTCGTCAAAACCGATAAGGATTTCCAGACTAAAG CACgttcttcagggacaactgtgacATTTGTCATAATAGATGGATTGGTCATCACTGTTGCATCAGTTGGTGATTCCCGTTGTGTACTACAAGCTGAAGGTTCAATTTATCATCTATCCTCTGATCATCGGTTCGATGCAAGCAAAGAGGA GGTTGATCGTGTAACAGAATGCGGAGGTGATGTTGGAAGGCTAAATGTTGTTGGTGGTGCTGAG ATTGGCCCCCTTAGATGTTGGCCTGGAGGTTTGTGCCTATCAAGGTCAATTGGAGATCAAGATGTTGGTGAATTTATCGTTCCAGTTCCTCTTGTGAAGCAAGTTAAG CTATCTACTGCGGGTGGCCGACTCATTATTGCAAGTGATGGTGTTTGGGATGTCTTGTCTCCAGAAGTAGCTTTTAACTGTTCACGTGAACTTCCTCCAGTGCCTGCAGCTGAGCAAATCGTTAAA ACTGCTGTGCAATCAAAAGGGCTGAGGGATGATACCACCTGTATTGTTGTTGATATAATAGTAGAAAAAAACAACTCTTCCATGCCACTTGCTAAAAGGCAACCAGGAATTGGTGTCTTCAAAAATATGTTCGGCAAGAAAAAATCATCGGATTCATCATCCCATTCCCATTCAGATAGAGAATATATGGATCCAGATAACGTGGAGGAAATATTTGAGGATGGGTGTGCGCTTCTTTCTAGACG GCTGGATTCTGAATACCCTGTTCGAAATATGTTCAAACTGTTCATATGTGCCATTTGTCAAGTAGAGTTAAAGCCAAACCAAGGTATATCTGTACATGAAGATTCATCACAACCTGGGAGCTTGCGTCGCTGGGATGGTCCATTCCTTTGCCAGAGCTGTCaggaaaagaaagaagcaatGGAGGGAAAGCGTCGTTCACGAG ATTCATCAAGAAACAGTGGGTAA
- the LOC100273262 gene encoding Beta-1,3-galactosyltransferase 7 — protein MKGKGGPVDRRSSARWRLLVLCAFSFGIGMLFTDRFWTAPDTSSHTMSQRWRQEQELQLVSEDCNTKRKHGEDKDIMGEVTKTHEAIQSLDKSISTLQMELAAKRSTLELLRSSGSPVTSETNQPRKKAFVVIGVNTAFSSRKRRDSVRETWMPQGEKLQQLEEQKGIVIRFTIGHSATSNSILDKAIDSEDAQHHDFLRLDHVEGYHELSAKTKIFFSTAVGIWDADFYVKVDDDVHVNLGMLATTLARHKSKPRTYIGCMKSGPVLADKNVKYHEPEYWKFGEEGNKYFRHATGQIYAISKDLATYISINRPILHKYANEDVSLGSWFIGLEVNHIDERNMCCGTPPDCEWKGQAGNVCVASFDWSCSGICKSVERIKDVHARCGEGDSAVWSALV, from the exons ATGAAGGGCAAAGGCGGGCCGGTGGACAGGAGGTCCTCCGCCAGGTGGAGGTTGCTGGTGCTCTGCGCATTCAGCTTCGGCATCGGCATGCTCTTCACCGACCG GTTCTGGACAGCACCGGATACCAGTAGCCATACCATGTCTCAACGCTGGAGGCAAGAGCAAGAGCTCCAACTTGTATCAGAAGATTGCAACACAAAGAGG AAGCATGGGGAAGACAAGGATATAATGGGAGAGGTAACCAAGACTCATGAAGCCATACA ATCATTGGATAAGTCCATCTCAACGCTGCAGATGGAGCTTGCAGCAAAGCGGAGCACACTTGAGCTACTCCGATCTAGTGGTTCACCAGTAACCTCTGAAACTAACCAACCAAGGAAAAAGGCTTTTGTTGTCATTGGAGTCAACACTGCATTCAGCAGCCGCAAGCGCCGTGATTCTGTCCGGGAGACATGGATGCCTCAAG GAGAAAAGCTGCAACAATTAGAAGAACAGAAGGGAATAGTTATCCGCTTCACTATCGGGCACAG TGCTACATCCAACAGTATACTGGACAAAGCTATAGATTCAGAGGACGCTCAGCATCATGACTTTCTTAGGCTG GACCATGTTGAGGGATATCATGAACTCTCAGCTAAGACAAAAATATTCTTCTCTACTGCTGTTGGCATCTGGGACGCTGACTTCTACGTCAAGGTCGATGATGATGTGCATGTAAACCTAG GAATGCTTGCCACTACCCTTGCTCGGCATAAATCGAAACCAAGAACTTATATTGGCTGCATGAAGTCAGGCCCAGTTCTTGCTGACAA GAATGTGAAGTACCATGAACCTGAGTACTGGAAATTTGGGGAGGAAGGAAATAAGTACTTCCGTCATGCTACAGGGCAGATATATGCCATTTCGAAAGATCTGGCGACTTATATCTCAATCAATCG GCCTATCTTGCACAAATACGCAAACGAAGACGTGTCGCTTGGATCGTGGTTCATCGGTTTGGAAGTTAATCACATCGATGAAAGGAACATGTGCTGTGGAACTCCACCAG ACTGTGAGTGGAAAGGGCAAGCTGGCAATGTCTGCGTAGCGTCTTTCGACTGGAGCTGCAGTGGCATATGCAAGTCTGTTGAGAGGATCAAAGATGTACATGCTCGCTGCGGCGAAGGGGATTCAGCAGTTTGGAGTGCTCTTGTCTAG
- the LOC100285861 gene encoding uncharacterized protein LOC100285861 — protein sequence MDSNNLLAAWPVLGPGVAGAVFGAGWWFWVDAVVCSAAAVPFLHYLPGFFASFAALMFNCVNREDIGDGYYSPYDDSEWRVKLWLFISYVVSFVSLAGAVGFLVQDALTDTGPSAWTGSAGILQCVFVLVSGLIYWTCHSED from the exons ATGGACAGCAACAACCTCCTGGCGGCGTGGCCGGTCCTGGGGCCGGGCGTCGCCGGCGCCGTATTCGGCGCAGGCTGGTGGTTTTGGGTCGACGCCGTCGTCTGCAGCGCCGCCGCCGTGCCATTCCTCCACTACCTCCCAG GGTTCTTCGCCTCGTTCGCCGCGCTCATGTTCAACTGCGTCAACCGGGAGGACATCGGCGATGGCTACTACTCACCGTACGACGACTCCGAGTGGAG GGTGAAGCTCTGGCTTTTTATTTCGTACGTGGTGTCGTTTGTTTCGCTGGCCGGGGCAGTGGGTTTCTTGGTTCAAGATGCGCTTACGGATACGGGGCCATCTGCGTGGACTGGCAGTGCTGGCATCCTGCAGTGCGTGTTTGTGTTAGTGAG TGGGCTGATCTACTGGACGTGCCACTCTGAAGATTGA